A DNA window from Limanda limanda chromosome 6, fLimLim1.1, whole genome shotgun sequence contains the following coding sequences:
- the LOC133003805 gene encoding ribonucleoside-diphosphate reductase large subunit, which translates to MHVIKRDGRQERIMFDKITSRIQKLCYGLNSEFVDPTQITMKVIQGLYSGVTTVELDTLAAEITATLTTKHPDYAILAARIAVSNLHKETKKVFSEVMEDLYSYINPLNRRHSPMISKETLDIVLANKDRLNSAIIFDRDFSYNFFGFKTLERSYLLKINGKVSERPQHMLMRVSVGIHKTDIDAAIETYNLLSEKWFTHASPTLFNAGTNRPQLSSCFLLTMKDDSIEGIYDTLKQCALISKSAGGIGVAVSCIRSTGSYIAGTNGNSNGLVPMLRVYNNTARYVDQGGNKRPGAFAMYLEPWHFDVFDFLELKKNTGKEEQRARDLFYGLWIPDLFMKRVESNQDWSLMCPSESPGLDECWGEEFEKLYTQYEREGRVKRVVKAQQVWHAIIESQTESGTPYMLYKDACNRKSNQQNLGTIKCSNLCTEIVEYSSGDEVAVCNLASIALNMYVTPERTFDFKKLASVTKVIVKNLNKIIEINFYPVPEADQSNKRHRPIGIGVQGLADCFILMRYPFESPEAQLLNIQIFETIYYAALEASCDLAAELGPYDTYAGSPVSKGILQYDMWEKTPTDLWDWKLLKEKIAKHGVRNSLLLAPMPTASTAQILGNNESIEAYTSNIYTRRVLSGEFQIVNPHLLKDLTERGLWGEEMKNQLIGHNGSIQDIKEIPDDLKELYKTVWEISQKTVLKMAADRGAYIDQSQSMNIHIAEPNYGKLTSMHFFGWKQGLKTGMYYLRTKPAANPIQFTLNKETMKEAQPDKVSEEELKALNTAAMVCSLENKDDCLMCGS; encoded by the exons ATGCACGTCATTAAGAGAG atggACGCCAAGAGCGCATCATGTTCGATAAGATCACCTCTCGTATCCAGAAGCTCTGCTACGGGCTGAACTCTGAGTTCGTGGACCCGACTCAGATCACGATGAAGGTGATCCAGGGTCTGTACAGCGGCGTCACCACCGTGGAGCTGGACACGCTGGCTGCGGAGATCACCGCCACCCTCACAACCAAACACCCCGACTACGCCATCCTCGCCGCGCGGATCGCCGTCTCCAACCTGCACAAGGAGACGAAGAAGGTGTTCAGCGAGGTGATGGAGGACCTGTACAGCTACATCAACCCTCTGAACAGACGCCACTCCCCCATGATCTCCAAGGAGACCCTCGACATCGTTCTCGCCAACAAAGACCGCCTCAACTCAGCCATCATTTTTGACCGAGATTTCTCCTACAACTTCTTCGGCTTCAAGACGCTGGAGCGCTCCTACCTGCTGAAGATCAACGGCAAAGTGTCGGAGCGGCCGCAGCACATGCTCATGAGAGTTTCTGTCGGAATCCACAAAACAGATATCGACGCCGCCATCGAGACCTACAACCTGCTCTCAGAGAAGTGGTTCACCCACGCGTCTCCCACGCTCTTCAACGCAGGAACCAACAGGCCTCAGCtgtccagctgcttcctgctcaCCATGAAGGACGACAGCATCGAGGGCATCTACGACACGCTGAAGCAGTGCGCCCTCATCTCCAAGTCAGCGGGAGGAATCGGCGTGGCGGTCAGCTGCATCAGATCAACGGGGAGCTACATCGCCGGCACCAACGGAAACTCCAACGGGCTCGTCCCCATGCTGAGGGTCTACAACAACACAGCACGTTACGTGGACCAGGGCGGCAACAAGCGGCCCGGCGCCTTCGCCATGTACCTGGAGCCGTGGCACTTTGACGTGTTCGACTTcctggagctgaagaagaacACGGGGAAGGAGGAGCAAAGAGCCAGAGATCTGTTCTACGGCCTGTGGATCCCCGACCTGTTCATGAAGAGAGTGGAGAGCAACCAGGACTGGTCTCTGATGTGTCCCAGCGAGAGCCCCGGGCTGGACGAGTGCTGGGGGGAGGAGTTTGAGAAGCTCTACACCCAATATGAGCGGGAGGGCCGGGTCAAGCGTGTTGTGAAGGCTCAGCAGGTGTGGCACGCCATCATCGAGTCCCAGACGGAGTCCGGCACGCCGTACATGCTCTACAAGGACGCCTGCAACAGGAAGAGCAACCAGCAGAACCTGGGCACCATCAAGTGCAGCAACCTCTGCACCGAGATCGTCGAATACTCCAGTGGCGATGAGGTCGCCGTCTGTAACCTGGCCTCCATCGCTCTCAACATGTACGTCACCCCCGAGCGGACCTTTGACTTCAAGAAACTGGCGTCTGTGACCAAGGTTATCGTGAAGAACCTGAACAAGATCATAGAGATTAACTTCTACCCAGTGCCCGAGGCGGACCAGTCCAACAAGCGCCACAGGCCGATCGGAATCGGCGTCCAGGGCCTGGCCGACTGCTTCATCCTGATGCGTTACCCCTTCGAAAGCCCAGAGGCTCAGCTGCTGAACATCCAGATCTTTGAGACCATCTACTACGCCGCCCTGGAGGCGAGCTGCGACCTGGCGGCCGAGCTGGGCCCCTACGACACGTACGCCGGCTCCCCCGTCAGCAAGGGCATCCTCCAGTACGACATGTGGGAGAAGACGCCCACCGACCTGTGGGACTGGAAGCTGCTGAAGGAGAAGATCGCCAAGCACGGCGTGAGGAACAGCCTGCTGCTGGCGCCGATGCCCACGGCCTCCACCGCCCAGATCCTGGGCAACAACGAGTCCATCGAGGCCTACACCAGCAACATCTACACCCGCAGGGTCCTGTCCGGAGAGTTCCAGATCGTCAACCCCCATCTGCTCAAAGACCTGACGGAGCGAGGGCTGTGGGGCGAGGAGATGAAGAACCAGCTGATCGGTCACAACGGATCCATTCAG GACATCAAGGAGATTCCAGACGATCTGAAGGAGCTTTATAAAACAGTTTGGGAAATCTCCCAGAAGACGGTGCTGAAGATGGCGGCCGACCGCGGCGCCTACATCGACCAGAGCCAGTCCATGAACATCCACATCGCCGAGCCCAACTACGGCAAACTGACAAGCATGCACTTCTTCGGCTGGAAACAA ggtCTGAAGACAGGGATGTACTACCTGAGGACGAAGCCTGCCGCCAACCCCATCCAGTTCACCCTGAACAAGGAGACCATGAAGGAGGCGCAGCCAGACAAAGTCTCGGAGGAGGAGCTCAAAGCGCTGAACACGGCCGCCATGGTTTGTTCTCTGGAGAACAAAGACGATTGCCTCATGTGTGGATCCTAa